In Rhodobacter xanthinilyticus, a single window of DNA contains:
- a CDS encoding sulfotransferase family 2 domain-containing protein yields the protein MIISRGRRFIFVHIPKTGGTALSLALEARAMADDILIGDTPKARRRRARIAGAQTAGRLWKHSTLADALGLYTEAEARAWFTFTLVRNPWDRMVSYYHWLRAQSFVHPAVALAKETEFPAFLAAPLTRASFAAAPYGSYLRLPGGPEAGQFLRLEHLEEDAAALEAHLGFRVTPLRRANASARARDWRRYYSDADAALLAEICAEDIARFKYSF from the coding sequence ATGATCATCTCGCGCGGGCGCCGCTTCATCTTTGTCCATATCCCGAAAACCGGGGGCACGGCGCTCAGCCTTGCGCTCGAGGCGCGGGCGATGGCCGATGACATCCTGATCGGCGATACCCCAAAAGCGCGCCGCCGTCGGGCGCGGATTGCGGGCGCGCAAACCGCCGGGCGGCTTTGGAAACACAGCACGCTCGCCGATGCGCTTGGCCTTTATACCGAAGCCGAGGCGCGGGCCTGGTTCACCTTCACGCTGGTGCGCAACCCCTGGGACCGGATGGTGAGCTATTACCATTGGCTGCGCGCGCAGAGTTTCGTCCACCCGGCGGTCGCGCTCGCCAAGGAGACCGAGTTCCCGGCCTTTCTCGCCGCGCCGCTGACGCGGGCGAGCTTTGCCGCCGCGCCTTACGGGAGCTACCTGCGCCTGCCGGGCGGGCCGGAGGCGGGGCAGTTTCTGCGCCTTGAGCATCTCGAGGAGGATGCCGCCGCGCTCGAGGCGCATCTGGGCTTTCGGGTGACGCCACTGCGGCGCGCCAATGCGTCGGCGCGCGCGCGCGACTGGCGCCGCTATTACAGCGACGCGGATGCGGCGCTGCTGGCCGAGATCTGTGCCGAAGATATCGCGCGTTTTAAGTATTCTTTCTGA
- a CDS encoding glutathione S-transferase family protein translates to MTAKLYCFGESGNAYKAALTMTLAGYPWEPVFVDFFGGETRRPDYLALNEMGEAPVFVEGDLVLSQSAVIQLHVAEATGKLMGAPGERAEVMRWLFWDNHKGSSQFGAQRFMMNFLPEAKRPEGAIAWLGGRVKAALATLETHLATRDWMVGAGPTLADCACCSYLYYPEPFGFARQDFPAISAWLDRIAALPGWQHPYDMMPGNPADRA, encoded by the coding sequence ATGACCGCCAAACTTTATTGCTTCGGGGAATCGGGCAACGCCTACAAGGCCGCGCTGACGATGACGCTTGCGGGCTACCCCTGGGAGCCGGTCTTTGTCGATTTCTTCGGCGGCGAGACGCGGCGGCCCGACTATCTCGCGCTCAACGAGATGGGCGAGGCGCCGGTCTTCGTCGAGGGCGATCTGGTGCTCAGCCAATCGGCCGTGATTCAGCTCCATGTCGCCGAGGCGACCGGCAAGCTGATGGGCGCGCCGGGCGAGCGCGCCGAGGTGATGCGCTGGCTCTTCTGGGATAACCACAAGGGCAGCTCGCAGTTCGGCGCGCAGCGCTTCATGATGAATTTCCTGCCCGAGGCGAAGCGCCCCGAAGGCGCGATCGCTTGGCTCGGCGGGCGGGTGAAGGCCGCGCTCGCCACGCTCGAGACCCATCTCGCGACCCGCGACTGGATGGTCGGCGCGGGCCCGACGCTCGCCGATTGCGCCTGCTGTTCCTATCTCTACTACCCCGAGCCCTTCGGGTTCGCGCGGCAAGATTTCCCCGCCATCTCGGCCTGGCTCGACCGCATCGCGGCGCTGCCGGGCTGGCAACACCCTTATGACATGATGCCCGGCAACCCTGCGGACCGGGCCTGA
- a CDS encoding 3-hydroxyacyl-CoA dehydrogenase NAD-binding domain-containing protein has translation MADFTYELGADGVAVITWDVPGKSMNVMSLEGFALLDSFIDQALADAAVKGVVITSGKKDFAGGMDLNVIAQMREGGAEAIFAGVMQMHKVLRKIERAGMDPKTLKGGKPIAAALPGTALGIGLELPLSTHRIFAADNPKAKIGLPEIMVGIFPGAGGTTRLVRKMGAMVAAPFLLEGKLSDPKKARAAGIVDEVVEDPVAAAKAWVLGASDADLVKPWDAKGYKMPGGAPYHPAGFMTFVGASAMVHGKTMGVYPAAKALLSAVYEGALVPFDQALKIEARWFTKVLMNPSSTAMIRSLFINKEALEKGANRPAVADQTVKKVGILGAGMMGAGIAYVSAKAGIEVVLIDAAQEAADRGKAYSTGLMDKAISRKKATEEQKEALLAKITATTDYAALAGCDLIVEAVFEDPTVKAGVTAQAEAVIPADAVFATNTSTLPISMLAKASARPEQFIGIHFFSPVDKMLLVEIIKGEQTGPVAVAKALDFVRQIKKTPIVVNDARFFYANRCIIPYINEGIRMVAEGVSPTLIENAAKLLGMPLGPLQLVDETSIDLGVKIAKATKAAMGEAYPDAAVDEVLFWMAGEGRLGRKNKAGFYTYDEAGKRGDFWEGLAAQYPEAAEQPELAQVQHRLMMAQVLEAVRAFEQGVLEDIREGDVGAILGWGFAPWSGGPFSWLDILGAARAVEICDDLTAGFGARFETPALLRDLAATGESFYGRYGAGQAAKAA, from the coding sequence ATGGCTGATTTTACCTACGAACTCGGCGCCGATGGCGTGGCCGTCATCACCTGGGACGTGCCCGGCAAATCGATGAACGTGATGAGCCTCGAGGGCTTTGCGCTCCTTGACAGCTTCATCGATCAGGCGCTGGCCGATGCGGCCGTGAAGGGCGTCGTGATCACCTCCGGCAAGAAGGATTTCGCCGGCGGCATGGATCTCAACGTCATCGCGCAGATGCGCGAAGGCGGCGCCGAGGCGATCTTCGCGGGCGTGATGCAGATGCACAAGGTGCTGCGCAAGATCGAGCGCGCGGGCATGGACCCGAAGACGCTGAAAGGGGGCAAGCCGATCGCGGCGGCGCTGCCGGGCACCGCGCTCGGCATCGGGCTCGAGCTGCCGCTCTCCACCCATCGGATCTTCGCCGCCGACAACCCGAAGGCCAAGATCGGCCTGCCGGAGATCATGGTCGGGATCTTCCCGGGCGCCGGGGGCACCACGCGGCTCGTGCGCAAGATGGGCGCGATGGTCGCGGCGCCGTTCCTGCTCGAGGGCAAGCTCTCCGACCCGAAGAAGGCCCGCGCGGCGGGGATCGTCGACGAGGTGGTCGAGGATCCGGTGGCGGCGGCCAAGGCCTGGGTTCTGGGCGCCTCGGACGCGGATCTCGTCAAGCCGTGGGACGCGAAGGGCTACAAGATGCCCGGCGGCGCGCCCTATCATCCGGCGGGGTTCATGACCTTCGTCGGCGCCAGCGCCATGGTCCATGGCAAGACCATGGGCGTCTATCCGGCGGCCAAGGCGCTCCTCTCGGCGGTCTATGAAGGCGCGCTCGTGCCCTTCGATCAGGCGCTCAAGATCGAGGCGCGCTGGTTCACCAAGGTTCTGATGAACCCCTCCTCGACGGCGATGATCCGCTCGCTCTTCATCAACAAGGAAGCGCTGGAGAAGGGCGCGAACCGCCCCGCCGTCGCCGATCAGACGGTGAAGAAGGTGGGCATCCTCGGCGCCGGCATGATGGGCGCGGGCATCGCCTATGTCTCGGCCAAGGCCGGCATCGAGGTGGTGCTGATCGACGCGGCTCAGGAGGCGGCGGACCGCGGCAAGGCCTATTCGACCGGGCTGATGGACAAGGCGATCAGCCGCAAGAAGGCCACCGAGGAGCAGAAGGAAGCCCTGCTCGCCAAGATCACCGCGACCACCGATTACGCCGCGCTCGCGGGCTGTGATCTGATCGTCGAGGCGGTGTTCGAGGACCCGACCGTGAAAGCCGGCGTCACCGCGCAGGCCGAAGCCGTGATCCCCGCCGATGCGGTCTTCGCGACCAACACCTCGACCCTGCCGATCTCGATGCTCGCCAAGGCCTCGGCCCGCCCCGAGCAATTCATCGGCATCCACTTCTTCTCGCCGGTCGACAAGATGCTCCTTGTCGAGATCATCAAGGGCGAGCAGACCGGGCCGGTCGCGGTCGCCAAGGCGCTCGATTTCGTGCGCCAGATCAAGAAGACCCCGATCGTGGTCAACGACGCGCGCTTCTTCTACGCCAACCGCTGCATCATCCCCTATATCAACGAGGGGATCCGCATGGTCGCCGAGGGCGTCTCGCCGACCTTGATCGAGAATGCGGCGAAGCTTCTGGGCATGCCGCTCGGGCCGCTGCAACTCGTCGATGAAACCTCGATCGACCTCGGCGTGAAGATCGCCAAGGCGACCAAGGCGGCGATGGGCGAGGCCTACCCGGATGCGGCGGTCGATGAGGTGCTGTTCTGGATGGCCGGCGAAGGCCGCCTCGGGCGCAAGAACAAGGCGGGCTTCTACACCTATGACGAGGCCGGCAAGCGCGGCGATTTCTGGGAGGGGCTTGCCGCCCAATACCCCGAGGCCGCCGAGCAGCCCGAGCTTGCGCAGGTGCAGCACCGTCTGATGATGGCGCAGGTGCTCGAGGCGGTGCGCGCGTTTGAACAAGGCGTGCTCGAGGATATCCGCGAAGGCGATGTCGGCGCGATCCTGGGCTGGGGCTTCGCGCCCTGGTCGGGCGGCCCGTTCTCCTGGCTCGATATCCTGGGTGCCGCGCGCGCGGTCGAGATCTGCGACGATCTCACCGCGGGCTTCGGGGCGCGGTTCGAGACGCCGGCGCTCTTGCGCGATCTGGCGGCGACGGGCGAGAGCTTCTACGGCCGCTATGGCGCGGGTCAGGCTGCGAAAGCGGCCTGA
- a CDS encoding acetyl-CoA C-acetyltransferase, which yields MTEAYIYDACRTPRGKGRPDGSLHEVTSVALSARLLNAVKERNGLEGHAVEDVIWGNVTQVGEQGGCLARSAVLLSDLDERIPGLAINRFCASGMEAVNLAANQVKGGAGQAYIAGGVEMMGRVAMGSDGAAIAVDPSLAMKTYFVPQGISADIIATEYGFTREQADALSVESQRRAAEAWADNRFAKSIVPVLDQNGLVILDRDEYMRPGTQVEDLAKLKPSFKDMGEMMPGFDKVAMLKYPHLKAVNHIHHAGNSSGIVDGAAAVLIGSKEFGEAHGLKPRARIRATAKIGTDPTIMLTGPVPVTEKILKDSGLSIKDLDLFEVNEAFASVVLRFMQAFDVSPDKVNVNGGAMAMGHPLGATGAIIIGTLLDELERRDLSMGLATLCIASGMGAATIIERV from the coding sequence ATGACCGAAGCCTATATCTATGACGCGTGCCGCACGCCGCGCGGCAAGGGCCGCCCGGATGGAAGCCTGCATGAAGTCACCTCGGTGGCGCTCTCGGCGCGGCTTCTGAACGCGGTCAAGGAACGCAACGGCCTCGAGGGCCATGCGGTCGAAGACGTGATCTGGGGCAATGTCACCCAGGTCGGCGAACAGGGCGGGTGCCTCGCGCGCTCGGCGGTGCTGCTCTCCGATCTCGATGAGCGGATCCCCGGCCTCGCGATCAACCGGTTCTGCGCCTCGGGCATGGAGGCGGTGAACCTTGCCGCCAACCAGGTCAAGGGCGGCGCGGGCCAGGCCTATATCGCCGGCGGCGTCGAGATGATGGGCCGGGTCGCGATGGGCTCGGATGGCGCGGCGATCGCCGTCGACCCTTCGCTCGCGATGAAGACCTATTTCGTTCCGCAGGGCATTTCGGCCGATATCATCGCGACCGAATACGGCTTCACCCGCGAGCAGGCCGATGCGCTCTCCGTGGAAAGCCAGCGCCGCGCGGCGGAGGCCTGGGCCGACAACCGGTTTGCCAAGTCGATCGTGCCGGTTCTCGACCAGAACGGCCTCGTGATCCTCGACCGCGATGAATACATGCGCCCCGGCACCCAGGTCGAAGACCTCGCCAAGCTCAAGCCCTCGTTCAAGGACATGGGCGAGATGATGCCCGGTTTCGACAAGGTGGCGATGCTGAAATACCCGCATCTGAAGGCGGTCAACCACATCCACCACGCCGGCAACTCCTCGGGGATCGTCGATGGCGCGGCGGCGGTGCTGATCGGCTCGAAGGAATTCGGCGAGGCCCACGGGCTCAAGCCGCGCGCGCGGATCCGCGCCACCGCCAAGATCGGCACCGACCCGACGATCATGCTCACCGGCCCGGTGCCGGTCACCGAGAAGATCCTCAAGGACTCGGGCCTCTCGATCAAGGATCTCGATCTCTTCGAGGTCAACGAGGCCTTCGCCTCGGTGGTGCTGCGCTTCATGCAGGCCTTCGACGTTTCGCCCGACAAGGTGAACGTGAACGGCGGCGCGATGGCGATGGGCCACCCGCTCGGCGCCACCGGCGCGATCATCATCGGCACGCTGCTCGATGAGCTCGAGCGGCGCGACCTGTCGATGGGCCTCGCCACGCTGTGCATCGCGTCCGGGATGGGCGCCGCCACGATCATTGAACGCGTCTGA
- a CDS encoding DMT family transporter, with protein MNDNHTLKAALLIGLYAVIIGYTDNHVRVIANEIGLWQFHLMRTAMAAVALALAAPILGLRLRPVNARAVAARSAVHGVAMMCYFGALGFLPVPQVSAGLFTAPIFVLLISRFVYGAQIGPVRMIAVGLGFAGVLMILGPQVMNIGPAAAVPVLGGALYALGNIALREWCPQESATTMTAGFFAAMGVFGLIGMGLTAAFNMPFEAGYLLRGPAWPSGTALWWIAVQAVGSLVAVGLMVRGYQLTEPSRASIFEYVALPAAALWGWVLFGEAPLAREWLGMGLIWLAGLLIVLRGR; from the coding sequence GTGAACGATAATCATACTCTCAAAGCGGCGCTGCTGATCGGGCTTTATGCGGTCATCATCGGCTATACCGACAACCATGTCCGCGTTATCGCTAACGAAATCGGGCTATGGCAATTTCACCTCATGCGGACCGCGATGGCGGCGGTGGCGCTGGCGCTCGCGGCGCCGATCCTGGGTTTGCGGCTGCGGCCGGTGAACGCGCGGGCGGTGGCGGCGCGCTCGGCGGTGCATGGCGTGGCGATGATGTGCTATTTCGGCGCGCTGGGCTTCTTGCCGGTGCCGCAGGTCTCGGCCGGGCTCTTCACCGCGCCGATCTTCGTGCTGCTGATTTCGCGCTTCGTCTATGGCGCGCAGATCGGGCCGGTGCGGATGATCGCGGTGGGCCTCGGCTTTGCCGGGGTGCTGATGATCCTCGGGCCGCAGGTGATGAACATCGGCCCGGCGGCGGCGGTGCCGGTTCTGGGCGGCGCGCTTTATGCGCTGGGCAATATCGCGCTGCGCGAATGGTGCCCGCAGGAAAGCGCGACGACCATGACGGCGGGGTTCTTCGCCGCGATGGGGGTTTTCGGGCTGATCGGCATGGGCCTGACCGCGGCCTTTAACATGCCCTTCGAGGCGGGGTATCTCCTACGCGGGCCGGCCTGGCCCTCGGGCACGGCGCTGTGGTGGATCGCGGTGCAGGCGGTGGGCTCGCTCGTCGCGGTGGGGCTGATGGTGCGCGGCTATCAGCTCACCGAACCCTCGCGCGCCTCGATCTTCGAATATGTCGCGCTGCCGGCGGCGGCGCTCTGGGGCTGGGTGCTCTTTGGCGAGGCGCCGCTGGCGCGCGAATGGCTCGGAATGGGGCTGATCTGGCTGGCGGGGCTCCTCATCGTGCTGCGCGGGCGCTAA
- a CDS encoding MerR family transcriptional regulator — translation MTEEVMTIREMCDAFDVTPRTLRFYESKELLFPIREGQKRLFTRRDRARLKLILRGKRFGFSLEDIRQLLDLYTMGDQQKTQLAETLKVARRRMEEMEQQREELGQAIAELADQIDWGERTLAGESPERSAL, via the coding sequence ATGACTGAAGAGGTGATGACGATCCGCGAGATGTGCGACGCGTTCGATGTGACGCCGCGCACCTTGCGGTTTTACGAAAGCAAGGAACTGTTGTTCCCGATCCGCGAGGGCCAGAAGCGGCTCTTCACCCGGCGCGACCGGGCGCGGCTGAAACTGATCTTGCGCGGCAAGCGCTTCGGCTTCAGCCTCGAGGATATCCGCCAGCTGCTCGATCTCTACACGATGGGGGATCAGCAGAAGACCCAGCTCGCCGAGACGCTGAAAGTGGCGCGGCGGCGGATGGAGGAGATGGAGCAGCAGCGCGAGGAGCTTGGCCAGGCGATTGCCGAGCTGGCCGACCAGATCGATTGGGGCGAGCGCACGCTGGCGGGGGAGAGCCCGGAGCGCAGCGCGCTGTGA
- a CDS encoding AMP-binding protein — MGWLADETGLEKCAANFVPLTPLSHLNRALEVFPERTAMIYGSIQRNYVEFHARVSQLASALKERGIASGDVVASILPNSGPQLEAHFGVPACGAILNAINTRLDVDTVTYIFEHSGAKMALVDTQFLKLAEAACKQMHGTPPQIIEVADPEHGFEPGGHYLEYEELVAMGDPMFDWIMPEDEWESIALNYTSGTTGKPKGVVYHHRGAYLATMGNALSWQMQMYPVLLTIVPLFHCNSWTHPWMMPMLGGTTVCCRDVTAKAIYDAIADHGVTHFAGAPIVLNTIINCKDSDRRPFDHIVEVFTAGAPPPAATLAAIEPLGFNVTQVYGLTEVYGPATACYWKPAWNGIEGQERADIKARTGVLMPMVETVSVHDHGHEVARDGVHLGEIVIRGNSVMKGYFKNPQATQEAFEGGYFRSGDIAFMHDDGYVKITDRAKDIIISGGENVSSVEVEGVIAAHPAVSLCSVVAKPDEKWGEVPCAFVELKDGAEVTDKEIMAFCRERLAGFKTPKRVVFADLPKTSTGKIQKFELRAVAKLLD; from the coding sequence ATGGGATGGTTGGCCGATGAAACCGGGCTGGAGAAATGCGCGGCAAACTTCGTGCCGCTCACGCCGCTCTCGCATCTGAACCGCGCGCTCGAGGTCTTCCCCGAACGCACCGCGATGATCTATGGCTCGATCCAGCGCAATTATGTGGAATTCCACGCGCGGGTAAGCCAGCTCGCCTCGGCGCTGAAGGAACGCGGCATCGCCTCGGGCGATGTGGTCGCCTCGATCTTGCCGAACTCCGGCCCGCAGCTTGAGGCGCATTTCGGCGTGCCGGCCTGTGGCGCGATCCTCAATGCGATCAACACGCGGCTCGATGTCGATACCGTCACCTATATCTTCGAACATTCCGGCGCGAAGATGGCGCTGGTGGACACCCAGTTCCTCAAGCTCGCCGAGGCCGCCTGCAAACAGATGCACGGCACGCCGCCGCAGATCATCGAGGTGGCCGACCCCGAGCATGGCTTCGAGCCCGGCGGGCATTACCTCGAATATGAAGAGCTCGTCGCGATGGGCGACCCGATGTTCGACTGGATCATGCCCGAGGATGAATGGGAATCGATCGCGCTGAACTATACCTCGGGCACCACCGGCAAGCCCAAGGGCGTGGTCTATCACCATCGCGGCGCCTATCTCGCGACGATGGGCAACGCGCTGTCGTGGCAGATGCAGATGTATCCGGTGCTGCTCACGATCGTGCCGCTCTTCCATTGCAACAGCTGGACCCATCCGTGGATGATGCCGATGCTCGGCGGCACGACCGTGTGCTGCCGCGATGTGACGGCGAAGGCGATCTATGACGCGATCGCCGATCATGGCGTGACCCATTTCGCCGGCGCGCCGATCGTTCTGAACACGATCATCAACTGCAAGGACAGCGACCGCCGCCCCTTCGACCATATCGTCGAAGTCTTCACCGCGGGCGCCCCGCCGCCGGCCGCGACGCTCGCCGCGATCGAGCCGCTGGGCTTCAACGTCACCCAGGTCTACGGCCTCACCGAGGTCTATGGCCCGGCGACCGCCTGCTACTGGAAACCGGCCTGGAACGGCATCGAGGGCCAGGAACGCGCCGATATCAAGGCCCGCACCGGGGTTCTGATGCCGATGGTCGAGACCGTCTCGGTCCATGACCACGGCCACGAGGTCGCCCGCGATGGCGTGCATCTGGGCGAGATCGTGATCCGCGGCAACTCGGTCATGAAGGGCTATTTCAAGAACCCGCAGGCGACGCAGGAGGCTTTCGAGGGCGGCTATTTCCGCTCGGGCGACATCGCCTTCATGCATGATGACGGCTACGTCAAGATCACCGACCGCGCCAAGGACATCATCATCTCGGGCGGCGAGAACGTCTCCTCGGTCGAGGTCGAGGGCGTGATCGCGGCGCACCCGGCGGTGTCGCTGTGCTCGGTGGTGGCCAAGCCCGACGAGAAATGGGGCGAGGTGCCCTGCGCCTTTGTCGAGCTCAAGGACGGCGCCGAGGTCACCGACAAGGAGATCATGGCCTTCTGCCGCGAGCGTCTGGCGGGCTTCAAGACCCCCAAACGCGTCGTCTTCGCCGATCTGCCGAAGACCTCGACCGGCAAGATCCAGAAGTTCGAGCTGCGCGCGGTGGCGAAGCTGCTCGACTGA
- a CDS encoding Hint domain-containing protein, with translation MFGLSAAKRARIWEDDAAFDGFIAEQWIGAASGLGQAEGLVAGTRIATAMGWRPVEAMAAGDRVMTFDHGLRPVVSVTRCQLWTGTSPCPRHLMPLAVPTGALGNGSPMLLLPEQNVLVESDLAESVFGDPFALIPAAALEGFRGIDRITPHQRVEVIVLHFEEDEVIYANGTGMIHCGSVHGTTVTNLFDDSALYSALPLDMARAIVKSLGEAEGALV, from the coding sequence ATGTTCGGACTGTCTGCTGCCAAACGCGCCCGTATCTGGGAAGACGACGCCGCTTTCGACGGGTTCATCGCCGAGCAATGGATCGGGGCCGCCTCGGGGCTGGGTCAGGCCGAGGGCCTCGTCGCCGGCACCCGGATCGCCACCGCGATGGGCTGGCGCCCGGTCGAGGCGATGGCCGCGGGCGATAGGGTGATGACCTTCGATCACGGCCTGCGCCCGGTGGTTTCGGTCACGCGCTGCCAGCTCTGGACCGGCACCAGCCCTTGCCCGCGCCATCTGATGCCGCTCGCGGTGCCGACCGGCGCGCTGGGCAACGGCTCGCCGATGCTGCTCCTGCCCGAACAGAATGTGCTGGTCGAAAGCGATCTCGCCGAGAGCGTCTTTGGCGACCCCTTCGCGCTGATCCCCGCTGCCGCGCTCGAAGGCTTCCGCGGCATCGACCGGATCACGCCGCACCAGCGCGTCGAAGTGATCGTGCTGCACTTCGAGGAAGATGAAGTGATCTACGCCAATGGCACTGGGATGATCCATTGCGGCTCGGTCCATGGCACCACCGTCACCAACCTCTTCGATGACAGCGCGCTCTACTCGGCGCTGCCGCTCGACATGGCGCGCGCGATCGTCAAATCGCTGGGCGAGGCGGAGGGCGCGCTCGTCTGA
- a CDS encoding acyl-CoA dehydrogenase C-terminal domain-containing protein, with protein sequence MPVYNANTKDMQFVLHEVLKVSEAGVPGYEEMDREFTEAVLDAAAKVSAEVLAPLNIVGDTEGCVLENGVVRTPTGFDAAFEAMKEGGWTALDCDPEYGGQGMPYVLNCAVGEMFVSANMAFNMYQGLTHGAYSAIHAHGTPEQKAKYLPKMVSCEWTGTMNLTEPHCGTDLGMMRTKAEPQDDGSYKITGQKIFISAGDHDLAENIIHLVLAKAPGGGEGTKGISLFIVPKFLVNEDGSLGARNAVSVGKIEEKMGIHGNSTCVLNYDGATGWLLGDLHKGMRAMFTMMNEARLGVGLQGYAVAEAAYQNALAYAKDRLQGRAVTGTENPAGPADPLIVHPDIRRSLMDQKSFLEGARAFTFWGASLIDRAHKADDAAAEGLISLMTPVLKGFLTDKGFETAVLAQQVYGGHGYIEEWGMSQFARDARITMIYEGANGVQALDLVGRKLAQDGGKHVMAFFEMVKAECKAHDADARMAPFTDALKTASKQLQAAGMFFMQNGMKNPNAALSGSYDFMHLMGHVCLGLMWTRMAKAAYAALDTGASDTAFYEGKIATGRYYMARQMPACAMHLARIESGADPVMALSVDQF encoded by the coding sequence ATGCCCGTTTATAACGCCAATACCAAGGACATGCAGTTCGTTCTGCATGAGGTTCTGAAAGTGTCCGAGGCCGGTGTGCCCGGCTATGAGGAGATGGACCGCGAGTTCACCGAGGCTGTCCTCGATGCCGCGGCGAAGGTTTCGGCCGAAGTGCTCGCGCCGCTCAATATCGTGGGCGATACCGAGGGCTGTGTGCTCGAAAACGGCGTCGTGCGCACGCCGACGGGCTTTGACGCCGCTTTCGAGGCGATGAAGGAGGGCGGCTGGACCGCGCTCGATTGCGACCCGGAATATGGCGGGCAGGGCATGCCCTATGTGCTCAACTGCGCGGTGGGCGAGATGTTCGTCTCGGCCAACATGGCGTTCAACATGTATCAGGGCCTGACGCATGGCGCCTATTCGGCGATCCACGCGCATGGCACGCCCGAGCAGAAGGCGAAATATCTGCCGAAGATGGTCTCGTGCGAATGGACCGGGACGATGAACCTGACCGAGCCGCATTGCGGCACCGACCTTGGGATGATGCGCACCAAGGCCGAGCCGCAGGACGACGGCTCCTACAAGATCACCGGCCAGAAGATCTTCATCTCGGCGGGCGACCATGATCTGGCCGAGAACATCATCCATCTGGTGCTCGCCAAGGCGCCCGGCGGCGGCGAAGGCACCAAGGGGATCTCGCTCTTCATCGTGCCGAAGTTCCTCGTCAACGAGGATGGCTCGCTTGGCGCGCGCAACGCGGTCTCGGTCGGCAAGATCGAGGAGAAGATGGGCATCCACGGCAACTCGACCTGCGTGCTGAACTATGACGGCGCGACGGGCTGGCTCTTGGGCGATCTGCACAAGGGCATGCGCGCGATGTTCACGATGATGAACGAGGCGCGTCTGGGCGTGGGCCTGCAAGGCTATGCGGTGGCCGAGGCCGCCTATCAGAACGCGCTCGCCTATGCCAAGGACCGTCTGCAGGGCCGCGCCGTGACCGGCACCGAGAACCCCGCGGGCCCGGCCGATCCGCTGATCGTGCACCCCGATATCCGCCGCTCGCTGATGGATCAGAAATCGTTCCTCGAGGGCGCGCGCGCCTTCACCTTCTGGGGCGCCTCGCTGATCGACCGCGCGCACAAGGCCGATGACGCGGCGGCCGAGGGGCTGATCTCGCTGATGACGCCGGTGCTCAAGGGCTTCCTGACCGACAAGGGCTTCGAGACCGCGGTGCTCGCCCAGCAGGTCTATGGCGGGCACGGCTACATCGAGGAATGGGGCATGTCGCAATTCGCGCGCGATGCGCGGATCACGATGATCTATGAGGGCGCGAACGGCGTGCAGGCGCTCGACCTCGTGGGCCGCAAGCTCGCGCAGGATGGCGGCAAGCATGTCATGGCCTTCTTCGAGATGGTCAAGGCCGAGTGCAAGGCCCATGACGCCGACGCGCGGATGGCGCCCTTCACCGATGCGCTGAAGACGGCCTCGAAGCAGCTTCAGGCGGCGGGGATGTTCTTCATGCAAAACGGCATGAAGAACCCGAATGCGGCGCTCTCGGGCAGCTATGACTTCATGCATCTGATGGGCCATGTCTGCCTCGGGCTGATGTGGACGCGGATGGCGAAGGCGGCTTATGCGGCGCTCGACACCGGCGCGAGCGATACCGCCTTCTACGAGGGCAAGATCGCCACCGGCCGCTATTACATGGCGCGGCAGATGCCGGCCTGCGCGATGCACCTGGCGCGGATCGAAAGCGGCGCGGACCCGGTCATGGCGCTGAGCGTCGATCAGTTCTGA
- a CDS encoding GFA family protein: MDPDESEFPAVRGGCQCGAVRYELAAGPALASICHCRMCQRATGGPFAALLKVAAARVTWHGPPAVFRSSDLAERGFCAACGTPLFYRQIGSDAIELTSGSLPASAPFTPVQQWGIEGRHGWLSGLAIPGAQTTERVRVSHQSPED; the protein is encoded by the coding sequence ATGGACCCAGACGAGAGCGAGTTTCCCGCCGTCCGCGGAGGCTGCCAATGCGGCGCGGTGCGCTATGAGCTCGCGGCCGGGCCCGCGCTTGCCTCGATCTGCCATTGCCGGATGTGCCAGCGCGCGACCGGCGGCCCCTTCGCAGCCCTCCTCAAGGTCGCCGCCGCCCGCGTCACCTGGCACGGCCCCCCCGCGGTCTTCCGCAGCTCCGATCTCGCCGAGCGCGGCTTTTGCGCAGCCTGCGGGACGCCACTCTTCTACCGCCAGATCGGCTCGGATGCGATCGAGCTGACCTCGGGCTCGCTGCCCGCCTCGGCGCCCTTCACCCCGGTGCAGCAATGGGGCATCGAGGGCCGCCACGGCTGGCTCTCGGGCCTCGCGATCCCGGGCGCGCAAACCACCGAGCGCGTGCGCGTCTCCCACCAATCCCCGGAGGACTGA